AGAGGGAGCTGCAAAAAATCTGGTAAACTCAGGTGATGTCCACTGTAGAGAGGCATTTTGGGTAATGTAGGATCCTGGTTTTGATGAGGAAAAGGAAtgtattgaattaaaaaaaatgatattgCTGATTCTGCTGCActgatttggatttttttgaccATCCATCATGACTCTGACAATAACATGGGAGTGCAATGTTAAATCAGTGGAGTACTCTGTtaatgcaacaaaaacaaacacctctGGCTATTTTTCTTTAAGAATGACTTTATGTTCCCCCGTTATATCGCATTAAAAAAGCTGACAATAGTAATACAACGAGACAAGctcaactgaaaacaaaaaaagaggcaataatcaatgaaaataaacaggaatCTGCGTCACTTGTACACAGCGTCCTTTGAATCAGATGGCTTAACTCCACATGTAATCCACATCTGACCTGCAGCGCTGCTCAAGCCTAACTACCTGCACATGATGTTTAATATAGCTTGCATTGTTATGGTGCTGTTTCAATAATACagtgataaaaataaacaccaaaCAGATTTATAGATGGCAGTGAAATAACTGGAGTTCATTACAGTACACTTTTTGACTTGGTAAAATTGAAATGCAAGTGACCGCTGAGAGAAAAACTGACCGACGttacattgttattgttatgttATCAAACATAAAATTTAAGTTATATCCCGGGTGAGCTGGCACCATATAAATATAACAGAGCCATGTCATTTCACTACATGTATAAACAGCCTGGCGCTCTCAGCACAGCATTACAATCATGTGTTTTTGTAGAAAGCAGATTTACACAGGATGAGTAAACACTGAGAAGTCGCAGACTTCCGAGATTTTGAAATGCGCAGTATCACTGTTACAGCAATGTTGCATTCAGATGCTAGAAACTGAAATCACCTCAACAGCCCTGCACGTTTTCTCTCTTGTGCCAGTGCTCTGGAACTCAATATGCATCAGCCTCTTCCAAATACGCTTTCCCAACAAATTCAACAGATGattagtggcacaaaaagtgtgGCACGCTTAATAGTGTCAAAACATACTGCACTTGAATATGTGAAGTGTTAGGAGTCTCTATCCTAACTTTCAGTGGTGCAATTCATATTGGcctttttaaaataatcaaaacatGTCAcaataataacatttttttccccagtgtttgacaaaactgaacaaataaaCCTTACTTCTTGATTTGTTATTCTATGGACCCTTTTTCTTCTCACACACTTAAAACACagcttatacacacacacagatacagatgcaTATCTGTAAAGACATCACCACCATTTTATCAGTTTCCTTTTGAAGCTGTCCCTTGAATATCATCTGGCTGGCTATAAAATTCTCCCAATGCACGAGGAAAAAAacctttgtctttttctcactTCACAGTGGAACATTTCTGTTCGCACACCTTCCCTTCAGCATCCTTTTCTCCTGAGTAACCGCCTACAGGTTTTTCTTGACCTCCGGCCGCTTCTCCTGTCTCCTGCTGGGCTCTGTTTGGTTGGGCATCAGCAGCTGTATCAGGTCATGCAGAGCTTTTCTGATCGCAGCACCGAACCTGTGGGCATCCTGGAAGGGAGACGTAGAATAAAAAGTAAAGATAAAAAGAATGTGTCTAGGAGATTGAAAAAGACTTAACATTTTATGAAACTTAATCCAAAACGGTTTTATGTTTTACACTTCATCTGCTCTCATAAATCTCTATAATAACAGAGATAAACTTTAAACCCAAATACCTTCACAACCTCagggtaaaaagaaatctgtgctcaaaacaaaaatgtgctaTTATCgtagatttttttaatgctcaCTTACTGATGCCAGCATCTGCCTCGGAAATGCAAATATCATGTCTACTATCATGTCTACTCTTTCTAAATCCAAGCAAGAGATGTAATGCACTGCATAAAAATCGGAACTGAGTCCTGGCACAATAATGCCTGTCTCATAACACACCTGATTTTCTTTTATTACATATCATATGAATAAATCATTTGACAGACAGAGCtttgtttaagaaaaaaaaatagtggagGCTCTCTGAGGTTCCTGTCACCCCTcacaaaaggcacaaaatggttAAGTCCACCCCCGCACTAGGATTCATCTCTGAATGCAGCTAGAGGCGAGTGAGTGACTGCTTATGCTGCTGGACgtatgctgctggagcaccaacGTACACGATCATGTATGATAGAAAGGAAATTTTGATATGATGATGAAAATTGGGATttcaaaaaaagcaaacaaacaaaaaaacatcccgACAACTTTCATTGAACTCACAGTGTCTGGACATGAGCGCTTGCACGAGATGTGGAAGTTTAATATGTCTTCTCCCACAATGGAGTAGGACACCCCATAACCATCGTCAGCCACCTGAAAGAGACGTAGACAATATTTATTATCATGACTGCTTAATGAAAATCAGAACACAGAGCTACTTTCACAGAAGAAGAGTCTGAGTGGTATGTGCAAGAAGTATTTATCTTGCACTGACACCGCACTGGGGCTAGCTACACGAGACTGAAGGATATGTAGCAACAGAAAGGGTCGTTTGACGGcaaggtgaagcagtgaaaatattcttaatatagaGTACACTAAAATTcatattgttttttaattgtgatttttttttttagttttactgcTGCCCCCGTCcgcagcagtacattgcttagcttccatagcTATCCCTCTCAGTGCTCCAACCTACATCACTGTTTTTACACCTGCAACCTGGAAAAGAGTGCAGACTGAGTCATCCTTTTAACAGTTAATTGACTGAAGCTCTGAGGGCAACACTTACCGGTCCAAAGCCCCCTCCACAGGACACGTAATCTGGGTAGTTGACTAAATCAAACATCTCCACGTGTATTGGAGACTGACTGGTGGACAGCCGCCAGGGCTCGGACAGCACCTGCAATACCCACAAGAAGCCATCGCATCAAGTCCCTGCTGTATTAGTTCTACTTAAGACAAATATTCATGCTGAGCTGGACAGTctgatataaatataaaaatgaggaaggaaagaaatgaACCTCTTGCAAGAAAGGAGACTCCACTCCAAGGTATTTGGACACCACATAGAGGCAGAAGAGGTGTCTGTCGATGCCAGCTCCAGTCATAGCCATGCGGTATAGATGCTGGTGCTTTTCTGCAGCTTCGTGGAACAAACGCCTGCACACATCTGCTGCCTGGTGGAGAATGGCATGAGTGACATATCGCacactaaaaatgacactgTATGATTTATGCAACGAAGTTAGCAATTTCACATAAAGATTTGCAAagcatattcattttcattagagAACCTTCATCTTCTTTTGAGTTACTGCTATGTACAATAATGATGACAAACAAGACAGTTAAATGGTCACACCTCTCCACCATCCAGGGCTCGGACCATAGCACTGCTCTCACTGGTACAGGAGCGAACTGTCTCGGTTCTGCCCTCCTTGAACAGACGGGTCATAGAGGCTTCGTACGTCAAACAGAATCTCCCCTGATCCtggaacacaaaaacaaaaccacatgCATCAGATAATATTGACAGTCACAAATTCAGtgtccgacacacacacacacaaacacacacacacgcaccgcTGGTACTTCAGAGGGAGGCTCACCCTGTAGTAGGCTATCTGAAGAGCCATCTGAATGAAGGCATCTGGACTGACGCGACATTTCTTGACCTTTCCTTTGCCAAAGTCTTCGAAGCGGAAAACGTGCAAGTCCACGTCGTCGGCCAGGGCCTGGGCCACTGCCAGGGACTGGGAGATCTGCTCctcacactgtgacacacacatcCAAAGAGTAAACATCAACAGAACTGAGACACCTGAAACCACTGCACTGTGAATTCAAAAGGGCGAGCCATGTTTCCATATTATTACAAATAATGAGTCAGCTTTAACTTGGGATGTTCCTAACAACTATTTTCCCTGATGATAAAACCGAAgtttgaacacatttttcaatgacCAAATCATATTTCAAATGTCGGTGATGTGCTACAACAGCTCACTAaagttttttttgcttttattttgtcttttttctctcactttttttctcactttttttttaaaaaaaaatccacagttGTTAAAAATAGTAGCTAACAGATGCATGTTTTTATATAGTAACATTCAAGTAGGAAAAAGGCGATATTTTTATGCAAATTATGCAAGTAAGTAATTTAAAGTGCAcatttataatttaataataagtTTAATAAAATAGTATTTCTGGTGTTGACTAATGAGGGTAGCAAGTCAACTAATCGCGAACATCCCAagctttttacaaccctttTCACATGTCACTTGATCATGAAATATATGTGTCAATTGGATAGACTCTCATCTTTTCAAACCATGtggtcattttaaaacaaacactctGTGGTTAAAATGATCCAAGTACATTGCATGGCAGTGTCTATCAAACTGAATCCTTCAacagtgtttttgaaaacaCGTTAACTGATTAACCCTACTCTTGTGTTTGTATACCAAATACGAAGCTACAGTAGCTTGGCAGCGGTGTTGTCATTAGGTTGTCAAGCAACATGTAGAGACTTTTTGAAGTTACTGCACCCAGCCAATAAAAATAGTCCAGCACTGTGAAACCACAacttcttgtttttacatttcagttaGTGTATTGATTGATGCAGCTAAAATATaactaaacatttaaaattttgcGGATCTGACAGATGTACTTTTAGACATTTGCACGGAGCAAAACCACTTGTTTCCTCCTGCctccagtcttaatgctaagttAGTCTAACTGCACACTGGCTGTACTTTAATATTTAGCCTACAGTCATGAGGATGGTACTGATCTTCGCATCCAACTCTTGCCAAGAAAACAAATAATACACAAAATGTCACactatttctttaaaaacacaatgtttctCTGGATTAAAAGTCTCAACAGTCCAACAAATCCTTAAAATTTTTATGtcaacattatttaacataaggGTGTTAAGATCAGAAATTATCTTCAATGCCTGTAACTGATAACCATAACTTTACGGAatcactgtaaaatatttaCTTATaattctttcttcttttttgcttcatttattttatttatttttcctttataatgttttaaaacccagtaaaaatatttgaatattaaaaCTAGAATAATCTGATTAGGAGCAATTGTGATTTCATAATCTCAGCGTGAGTGTAACATTTATAATACATGCATCTTTTTATAACATACTTTCTGCTGCATGTGTGAAAAAACAATATTGACTGTTGCCGACCAAGGAACAAAAACACACGTTGGGAAATATGTGAATGGAGAACTAACCTCTGGAGGGATTTCCCAGTTCAGCTTCTGTGGTTTTGGTAGTGATGAATCCACATCTCCTTTGCAGTGCCCCTCTGCATTGTAACCCAGCTGGAAACAGTCATTGGACAATTGAAcctggaaacacaacaattatAAGTGAAGGCCTCTCACAACCAGGTAATAACAGTGTACTACTTTTCCTTCATGTTCCTTACCTGCCATAAGTGCGATATCACCGGCGCATCGCCCCACGAGTGCTCTGCATTGAAGCCTGACTTCCCATTCTTGTAGTAAATTAGCGTGAAGGACTTGTCATACCACCTGCACGACAACCAAGGTACAGATTGAACATAAAAAACTAATGTATAGGGACCTTAAATGCTGTTCCTTATTTTCTTgtcatatatataatgttataaCATCAcatattaaccctttgaaacctggagcatcATCACTTTTtatgtgctgctttcagacacctttcacaagtattttaacctttgaaccctgagcaaattggtgcgaattctttcaaaaacatgggaaaaaaggcaaCGAGCAACTTGGCCACAGGCTTCACACTGTTGTGAATACTGTTTCCAATAAGGGTTTCTTCTTTTGAGACAAGCTGACGTCAGATTGTGACGGCTTTTTTTATATGATCATCTGCTCCAGGATGCAGACACACTGAGATGCAGAACACCCAGAAACGCTTgtcaatcagagcagactgggctttttcagagGGAGGCTTAAAGACataaacccaaaatacaagtatgaacctaaaAGCCAGCATAATAGATCATCTTCAACTAATTACATGTTCCTCAGTGATCAGTTAAGTGTAAAATTGTCACCTGTCATAACATTTCCCATGCAACAAGGATTTGGCATAGCGATCTAAACTAGCTGCTGGGTCTTCTCCCATCACGCAGTGCTCCTCATCATCCAGGGTCACAAAGAAGGTGGCTTTCTCAATGCAGTCCAGAGAGCGCTTATTGACTCCACTGCTGAAATACTTCGTCCTGGCTTTAGCCCATGGAATTCTGGTTAACAAAGGAACATTAAGACATTACATTAATTAATATTGATGCAGTGCACTGTGTGGTCTGTGTGATTTAAGCAGCAGTGGTGGCATGTCAAACTGACCTGTCTCCAGCAGTCAGGGCTGCCAGTTTGGCCTCTCCTTTGCATGGAGTTGAAGGGTCATCAAGGATCCTCTGAATCTGGAATTCAATCTCCCTGGGCGACAGGAGTCTGCCTCCGTGGTACATCTTAAGGCGGAAATAGCGACCCCTGTGGTACACTGCTATGTAGTCACTGTCCTGCCAGTGTTGCACAGTGTCTTTGCACAGAAGGAAGACgggaaatgtaaatattttgacaAAGACATGACATGATAACATATATACATCAGAAATGATGCTCTTTATTTGGGGATGTGTGTTGTGCCCTTGTGTGTGACCCTTGTGCTTAGGGTCGTTCAGGTCCCCAGCATTTTGTCTGACCTGCTGGCATCGGTTTTTCCTCACAATTCAGTTTTTGTTGGGACTGCAGCGCAGAACGACTGAGTCTGCAAAATGTCCTTGTGACATTTACTAGATAAGTTTACACAATAAACATTATGCATGTGTAGGATGCATGCTATGTGGAAGAATGTTGTGTGGTCAGAATTACcttaaaagacacacacaaagctgaaTGATTAACGGGCAGTTTTTTGCTaaaattcaaattaatgtttttgacAATGTAGTCTGGTTGatttgaagagagcacagataaTGACTCCAGTTTTTTTGGgaggctaaaatacgttttgctgctgcccccatccatgGCAGTAAATTGCTGAGGTTCCTTAGCAGTATTCCTGCCGCCTTTTCCAAAGCGGGGGTGTGCCGACTGCCATCTACTGCAGGTAATAcgctgactatggataagtttgtcatacaaccccacttttaAAAATCTAAACTATCCCGTTAAGGTCTGATCCATATGCAAACACTCACACTGGCACACATTTTACTTGACTGAGTTCAGACGAACAGGGAAATATTTTCTACCTTTTGCAAACTGGATGACTGAGATGACTCTGACACAGATtaattaaagggaaactttcaACCTAGACTctgttttttgcatgtttttgtgtctaagtgactaaagGAGACAACAATTTTGGACATTTGTCCAGTACTGAGAGAGACCGCTTCAGCCCCAgcggcaaaacaggctgcaatgtaaccccTACAGGTATTTGTGCATCATCAATTACCGTCCATTAAAGTTGCTtcgttttgccactgacaggctcagattgtaaTTATAGGTGTATGACAACGTGATAGAAAAGACCCCACacagaaatgaaacattttttcttccctttcactgatccagtctgtttgttagtgtgtgtaacCATGTGttgctcaaggagaagtctcacACCACACTGTCACAATCAGCTAAATAAAGCTCAGTGAAgtttcagtcaggaagactaTACTTATGCATGCTTAGGTCTGTAATTTCCTCCTAAAACTTTTTtacattcactccttgcacacatgctcactcTATTTCTTGCTATTATTGTCGAGGTCTGTCAATTGAGACGTCAGATTTTCTGTCACAGTTAGTCAACAACACAGCATCACACCCTTCCTGTTAGCCTATCATCTTATTGCGTcttgttttaaatatggttctctTTCTGCCTATAGGTCTTTCATGCTGAAGTTGTgcgcaccctccacctccccatcaacGCCTAGTCTTTGCAGATTCATCAGTAACATCAGCCATTGGTCTCAGTCATCAGCCGCCACCTTCAGTGTCTAGACTCTGTAaggggatttatcttgctgctgctcaaATGCCCATTGATTACAAATCTCCCTCTGGACTCCAAGCGCCAAAGACTTTCTGTCAAATCTTAATAAtcacatcatctgttaatctgtacacctGTTATCTTTATTAAACAGTTATCTTCACTTCATTCTCCTGCCTCTTATGAGTgaaatattcagccatgacaaaCTATCAACAATAAGCAACAATTTCCTCTTGTGAGATTTCAGAACGAGACTTCTCCTTAAGCGAGGCTtgttaacaataaaaaacagacaagggaaaggtaaagaaaaatgtttcatttctctgttgTGTCCTTTCTGTAATGTTATCAGACACTTTTAATtccaatctgagcctgtcagtggtaaAAACTAGCACTTTTaatggtgcacaattgcccGTATGGATTACATTTCaggctgttttgctgctgcaactGTGGCACTCTCTCTCAATATTGGACcactttcaaaaattgttgtctccatttgtcacttagacacaaaaacatgggaaaatacaATCTAGGTTGAAAAACACAGAAGCTTCCTTTCAAGGCCGACTTAAGAAATGGAGGAATGAAGACATGCTGTAGGAGGCATACCTGAGTAAAGGTCAGTACTTCAACACTGAAAGCAAGGAtgcactttgtgtttctttttattgtggCATTTGAAACGACTGACAGGGTGACTATCAAGATGTTGGCTCGTTAACTGAAGAGAAGCATTTACTGTACAAGTGAGGGATGTATCTTCATTTTAAATTCTTAATTATACACAGTAAAAAGATGTTCGGCACATTTATATTGGTTTGACATTTAGAGATCTAAAACTAGGAATGGGCCAGTTGtgtaagaaatataaatacTACCTGTTAGCGTTCCAGGGATTCGACAAGTGTCAAACATCCGCTCATATTGATAGGAACAGCAAGGAACTGCAGACCTCAACAACAACTGAGCAGGATAAAGGAGGACAGGCCAGtgcaaagacaaagagaggaaaCAAAATAGGATGGTAGAAAACAAATACCGGAGTGTTGGGGATGAAATGTAAAGAGAGCCAgggagagaaaggaagagataagaaaaacaaaatgtgtgggCAGAAGAAAACAGACATTAGTTAGAGACAGACCGCTTCCAGAAACCCAGACAGACCTGAGATGAGACCAGAAGGCAAGAGGAGACAGATGAGAGATGACAGGATGGCCTTGTACAGCAGACATACTATGACTCAGTGAATCACGGCGCCTTGCTTATtgagaccacacacacacacacacacacacacacacacacactggctttCACACGATTTTCTATCCAACTCCAGAGGGCTCAGACACCTTTAGTATGCCTCATCATCTCCCAGACAGTGGTGTGTTGGCATTGCTCACTTGGCTACCTGCTGCTCATGTTCAGACATCATGTATCATATATCAGCAACGTGTTGCCACAGCGTttgcctatgtgtgtgtgcatgtcaatCTCTTTACCGGTCTCCTCTCCGGGAATGCGTGTGGTGTTGAATAGTctctcacactgagctgaacaCAGAGGAATGACAGTGCCTGGTATACGGGTCTGGGAAATGGAAAGGAGAAGACGAAGGCAAGGGCACAGGGGAAAGAACAGAGGGGAGAAGTGGAGGGAATGTAGAATCGAACAAAAAGAGGGAGGTTTTTTTAAAGAGTGAGAGGAAATTAAAGCAAAGGAGAGTTTGAAAGAAGTACAAAAGAGAGGGGTGAGAGATGAGCATGGTATGAGAACATGAGGGAAATGTCTTCGCCTAAACATAGAAACTAAAATGAACAGAGATCTACAAGACGCACAAACAGTAATGCATGGGTGTTACTCACACGGTCACGACACATAGAAATATCCCGAAATTTGAGACATTTGATTTACAAGACTTCTGTTGCCATAGCAAAGAGACATGAATAATGAATGCCTCCGTATATACGGGGGCAGTCAGGGTTGACTGGCAGCTAAACTCACAGGTTGAAGCTCTTCTTTGTTGAGTTTGCGGCGGTACTGGAAGAACGTGTAAAGGCTGTTGCCTGCCCTGGCCGCCTGGATGGGTGTGGGTGTCACATACATGAAGTCCTGGGGAGAGAACGCACAGAGACAGGGAGTCAGGAGGAGGataatcatcaaaaaaaaaaaaaaatccgtaAGCACATCTGGGGTTACCAAATCAATATCAATGTCCttcaaaaatccaaaaacaaagGATTGTTTCCCTAACATGAGgaaatagttgtgtttttagcAGCCATATCTTAAAAAAATTCACATTCATATAAGTGAATGTGTGGAGTTCTACCAATGTAAGTGTGAGCACTGTTTGCAATGAACTTAAATTGTTCATTGTTAATAAAAGGTAAAAACAAGAGTACTTGCCTTAGTCTAACAAGCATTAACAcaactattttcattatttttttgtcctcataacaaacacacagccacaAATTTTCAACAGAATGAATCTGCAAAGATCACAAAGTCTATATACAGATTCAATTAACTTTTGAGACTCTGTAGAGTCAACATGACGGTCATTTCATGCCAACTTTTCAAAGTCAGATTCAAATTCAGGACCAGGTCATGTCATGGAttttctcaaaaaataaaaaaagtgaaacttctAATTAATTAATGGGATCTTGCAAAATCTGACAGCTCTACTTTAAATATTCTTCTAGTTATTAATTTTTGAAGTTTGTCCCTGTGAGCtaaatttcattatttttgcaacTGTATTCGAAGCCTCACCATTTGCTAATTTTTCACTGCATTGGGTTGAAATTTGTAGTGAACATCCAAAAAACCCCTAAGAATAATGTGCAACATGTATTCATGTAAATAATTGCTGGTGAATATTTTAcagaaatcagatttttttattaccATATAGAAGAGTCTTTAATTTTCAGAAATCATTATCTCCATAAAGTTGTCACTTTCTTACAACCACATTTTGATCCTCTGCAGTATTAATATAGTTCTACCACATCTAGAAATTATTTAGTGCCCCATAAAAATTGCGTGCGAAAGACCTTGCAAAATATAGCTTCGGAGCACATCGACCCgatttttaagatgttttcaCTGCATCATTTTATTTCCTTAAACTTTTTTATTGGATAGTTTTAATACTCATTGCAGGTACATACAAATGTAAAGATGTTATATTACTCCATCATTAAATATTGTTTTGAAAATAGCTTATTATTCTTAATTTTCACTGTAATGTAATATACATCCAGTGTCTTTTTTCCATAGGTAGACATGTTAACTTAAAGGTTATCTCTGCGTGATACCTGTTGAGCCTGTTTTTTATTAGGTGCAGGAAATTTGCAAGCTAAAGCTAATGGCTGGATTTGTTGCACTACATGAAAACTACACAGAATCACAATTTGGTTGCAAGACAAAAAAAGTAGAGataatattttttgaaaaattaaaGATTCTTTGttcaggtctttttttttttttaaatcaatttgaTTAATGTAAAACATTCAGCAGCAACTATTTATATTAATAGATTTTGCAAATTATTCTTCAAACAATTACATAGAGTAGAGCTATAGGATTTACAAGGTCCCATGAGTTTAATAgatgttttacatttaaaaaaatccacgAGATGAAATAAGAAGTCCTACATGAGTTGGTGTGGTGACCCAACTCCAAAATCAAACAGAGTAAATCCAAATTGAGGACTTCAGCAGGTTAGACCAGAAATTTCTTCGATCAAAAAGATTTCCATACCATGCCATAATAGTTACTGTTGACCATAATTGGGCTCCGTCCACGTAGATAGACATATTCTTCCCACCAGTCACTaacctgaaaaaataaaaacacacacacacaacagaatcTTAGTGAAAAAGCCAATATTGCAGCCAACAGGCAGTCACTTACATATTCATACggaataaatattttaaagtcGGCACCTCAAAGACATGCATTGTTAATGGAATTTTAAATTTCCTTTGGCTTGCTTGGCTTTGGACATTTATGTGATGTTTGAAAGCAGACACACTTAACCAGAGCAATGAGGTCAACCACTCACGTAGTTGGTGGCCCAGAGAGCTTTGAGCTTGAGGTACCACTGCAGGCGGTTGCCGACGCCGCCCTCGAACTCTGCCGCCAGCTTGGTCATGCGTTCATACTCTGTATCGTCCATCAGCGGACGCACTGACTCCAAGTGCTAAACAGGAGATGTTCAAAGAATAAGAATTGTAAGCATCAttttgatgtacagtacaggccaaaagtttggacacaccttctcattcaatgcgttttctttattttcatgactatttacattgtagattctcactgaaggcatcaaaactatgaatgaacacatgtggagttatgtacttaacaaaaaaaggtgaaataactgaaaacatgttttatattctagtttcttcaaaatagccaccctttgctctgattactgctttgcacactcttggcattctctccatgagcttcaagaggtagtcacctgaaatggtttccacctcacaggtgtgccttatcagggttaattagtggaatttcttgctttatcaatggggttgggaccatcagttgtgttgtgcagaagtcaggttaatacacagccgacagccctattggacaattgttaaaattcatattatggcaagaaccaatcagctaactaaagaaaaacgagtggccatcattactttaagaaatgaaggtcagtcagtccggaaaattgcaaaaactttaaatgtg
The nucleotide sequence above comes from Epinephelus lanceolatus isolate andai-2023 chromosome 21, ASM4190304v1, whole genome shotgun sequence. Encoded proteins:
- the LOC117247075 gene encoding carnitine O-palmitoyltransferase 1, liver isoform isoform X2, giving the protein MAEAHQAVAFQFTVTPEGIDVRLSHQALTEIYHSGIRSWKKRIIGLKNSVLTGVYPASPSSWLFVVIAILATMYTRSDPSMGLIAKIQEHLPVSQSMSTQCQALVSAVLFSTMLWLLLIFTMRLCLKQLLSYHRWMFEKHGKMSHTTKVWVALVRIFSGRKPLLYSYQGSLPNLPVPAIKDTVKRHLESVRPLMDDTEYERMTKLAAEFEGGVGNRLQWYLKLKALWATNYVSDWWEEYVYLRGRSPIMVNSNYYGMDFMYVTPTPIQAARAGNSLYTFFQYRRKLNKEELQPLLLRSAVPCCSYQYERMFDTCRIPGTLTDTVQHWQDSDYIAVYHRGRYFRLKMYHGGRLLSPREIEFQIQRILDDPSTPCKGEAKLAALTAGDRIPWAKARTKYFSSGVNKRSLDCIEKATFFVTLDDEEHCVMGEDPAASLDRYAKSLLHGKCYDRWYDKSFTLIYYKNGKSGFNAEHSWGDAPVISHLWQVQLSNDCFQLGYNAEGHCKGDVDSSLPKPQKLNWEIPPECEEQISQSLAVAQALADDVDLHVFRFEDFGKGKVKKCRVSPDAFIQMALQIAYYRDQGRFCLTYEASMTRLFKEGRTETVRSCTSESSAMVRALDGGEAADVCRRLFHEAAEKHQHLYRMAMTGAGIDRHLFCLYVVSKYLGVESPFLQEVLSEPWRLSTSQSPIHVEMFDLVNYPDYVSCGGGFGPVADDGYGVSYSIVGEDILNFHISCKRSCPDTDAHRFGAAIRKALHDLIQLLMPNQTEPSRRQEKRPEVKKNL
- the LOC117247075 gene encoding carnitine O-palmitoyltransferase 1, liver isoform isoform X3, encoding MSTQCQALVSAVLFSTMLWLLLIFTMRLCLKQLLSYHRWMFEKHGKMSHTTKVWVALVRIFSGRKPLLYSYQGSLPNLPVPAIKDTVKRHLESVRPLMDDTEYERMTKLAAEFEGGVGNRLQWYLKLKALWATNYVSDWWEEYVYLRGRSPIMVNSNYYGMDFMYVTPTPIQAARAGNSLYTFFQYRRKLNKEELQPTRIPGTVIPLCSAQCERLFNTTRIPGEETDTVQHWQDSDYIAVYHRGRYFRLKMYHGGRLLSPREIEFQIQRILDDPSTPCKGEAKLAALTAGDRIPWAKARTKYFSSGVNKRSLDCIEKATFFVTLDDEEHCVMGEDPAASLDRYAKSLLHGKCYDRWYDKSFTLIYYKNGKSGFNAEHSWGDAPVISHLWQVQLSNDCFQLGYNAEGHCKGDVDSSLPKPQKLNWEIPPECEEQISQSLAVAQALADDVDLHVFRFEDFGKGKVKKCRVSPDAFIQMALQIAYYRDQGRFCLTYEASMTRLFKEGRTETVRSCTSESSAMVRALDGGEAADVCRRLFHEAAEKHQHLYRMAMTGAGIDRHLFCLYVVSKYLGVESPFLQEVLSEPWRLSTSQSPIHVEMFDLVNYPDYVSCGGGFGPVADDGYGVSYSIVGEDILNFHISCKRSCPDTDAHRFGAAIRKALHDLIQLLMPNQTEPSRRQEKRPEVKKNL
- the LOC117247075 gene encoding carnitine O-palmitoyltransferase 1, liver isoform isoform X1, which translates into the protein MAEAHQAVAFQFTVTPEGIDVRLSHQALTEIYHSGIRSWKKRIIGLKNSVLTGVYPASPSSWLFVVIAILATMYTRSDPSMGLIAKIQEHLPVSQSMSTQCQALVSAVLFSTMLWLLLIFTMRLCLKQLLSYHRWMFEKHGKMSHTTKVWVALVRIFSGRKPLLYSYQGSLPNLPVPAIKDTVKRHLESVRPLMDDTEYERMTKLAAEFEGGVGNRLQWYLKLKALWATNYVSDWWEEYVYLRGRSPIMVNSNYYGMDFMYVTPTPIQAARAGNSLYTFFQYRRKLNKEELQPTRIPGTVIPLCSAQCERLFNTTRIPGEETDTVQHWQDSDYIAVYHRGRYFRLKMYHGGRLLSPREIEFQIQRILDDPSTPCKGEAKLAALTAGDRIPWAKARTKYFSSGVNKRSLDCIEKATFFVTLDDEEHCVMGEDPAASLDRYAKSLLHGKCYDRWYDKSFTLIYYKNGKSGFNAEHSWGDAPVISHLWQVQLSNDCFQLGYNAEGHCKGDVDSSLPKPQKLNWEIPPECEEQISQSLAVAQALADDVDLHVFRFEDFGKGKVKKCRVSPDAFIQMALQIAYYRDQGRFCLTYEASMTRLFKEGRTETVRSCTSESSAMVRALDGGEAADVCRRLFHEAAEKHQHLYRMAMTGAGIDRHLFCLYVVSKYLGVESPFLQEVLSEPWRLSTSQSPIHVEMFDLVNYPDYVSCGGGFGPVADDGYGVSYSIVGEDILNFHISCKRSCPDTDAHRFGAAIRKALHDLIQLLMPNQTEPSRRQEKRPEVKKNL